Proteins encoded within one genomic window of Amorphoplanes friuliensis DSM 7358:
- a CDS encoding holo-ACP synthase: MIVSVGIDVVLVERFGRALERTPLLADRLFTDSERLTSSGNPRSPESLAARFAAKEAVAKALGAPVGMRWHDCEVVTDPDGRPWLTVSGTVAAVAAERGVNRWHLSLSHDGGIASAMVVAEA, translated from the coding sequence GTGATCGTGTCTGTCGGGATCGACGTCGTGCTGGTCGAGCGGTTCGGGAGGGCGTTGGAGCGCACACCGCTGCTCGCCGACCGCCTCTTCACCGATTCGGAGCGCCTGACCTCGTCCGGCAACCCGCGATCACCGGAGTCACTGGCCGCACGGTTCGCGGCCAAGGAAGCGGTGGCCAAGGCTCTCGGTGCGCCTGTCGGGATGCGTTGGCACGACTGCGAGGTCGTCACCGATCCGGACGGGCGACCCTGGCTGACCGTCTCCGGTACGGTCGCCGCGGTGGCCGCCGAGCGAGGTGTCAACCGCTGGCACCTCTCGCTGTCGCACGACGGCGGCATCGCCTCGGCGATGGTGGTCGCGGAGGCCTGA
- the glmS gene encoding glutamine--fructose-6-phosphate transaminase (isomerizing): MCGIVGYVGSRPALQIVLDGLRRLEYRGYDSAGIAVIDHSVILTEKKAGKLANLEKALADRAGDGIAVGPTAIGHTRWATHGGPTDRNAHPHVSADGRVAVIHNGIIENFGRLRAELEATGVEFVSDTDTECAAHLLAAEMRALRESGAEDGPQLLAEGMRRTVRRLEGAFTLLAVDVQVPDAVVAARRNSPLVVGRGDGENFLASDVSAFIEHTREAVELGQDQVVLITPAGIEITDFTGAPATGKEFHIDWDASAAEKGGYDYFMLKEIAEQPQAIAETLLGRLSERGDIVLDEVRLTDQDLRDVDKVFIIACGTAYHAGMVAKYAIEHWVRIPCEVELASEFRYRDPVLDRSTLVIAISQSGETMDTLMALRHAKEQKARVLAICNTNGSTIPRESDAVLYTHGGPEIAVASTKAFLTMLVACYLIGLHLAQIRGVMYADEVAAVVSRLRRTPDNLRDLLAGMEDVRALARDLRTASTVLFIGRHVGFPVALEGALKLKELAYMHAEGFAAGELKHGPIALIEEGTPVVCVVPSPAGRGVLRDKVVSNIQEVRARGARTIVIAEEGDEEVRAYADHLIQVPRTPTLLAPLMTTVPLQILACEIASARGYDVDQPRNLAKSVTVE; encoded by the coding sequence ATGTGTGGGATCGTGGGTTACGTCGGCAGTCGGCCGGCTCTGCAAATCGTCCTCGACGGGCTCCGCCGGCTGGAGTACCGCGGTTATGACTCCGCCGGCATCGCGGTCATCGACCACTCCGTCATCCTGACCGAGAAGAAGGCCGGCAAGCTGGCAAACCTGGAAAAGGCGCTGGCGGACCGGGCGGGTGACGGCATCGCGGTGGGCCCCACCGCCATCGGCCACACCCGCTGGGCCACCCACGGCGGCCCGACCGACCGCAACGCCCACCCGCACGTGTCGGCCGACGGCCGCGTTGCGGTGATCCACAACGGCATCATCGAGAACTTCGGCCGCCTGCGCGCCGAGCTCGAGGCGACCGGCGTCGAGTTCGTCAGTGACACCGACACCGAGTGCGCCGCCCACCTGCTGGCGGCCGAGATGCGCGCCCTGCGCGAGTCCGGCGCCGAGGACGGCCCGCAGCTGCTGGCCGAGGGCATGCGCCGCACGGTCCGCCGGCTCGAGGGCGCGTTCACCCTGCTCGCGGTCGACGTGCAGGTGCCGGATGCCGTGGTCGCCGCCCGCCGCAACTCGCCGCTGGTCGTCGGTCGTGGCGACGGTGAGAACTTCCTGGCCAGCGACGTGTCGGCCTTCATCGAGCACACCCGCGAAGCGGTCGAGCTGGGCCAGGACCAGGTTGTCCTGATCACGCCCGCCGGCATCGAGATCACCGACTTCACCGGCGCGCCCGCCACGGGCAAGGAGTTCCACATCGACTGGGACGCCTCGGCCGCGGAGAAGGGTGGCTACGACTACTTCATGCTCAAGGAGATCGCCGAGCAGCCTCAGGCGATCGCCGAGACGCTGCTGGGCCGCCTCTCGGAGCGTGGCGACATCGTGCTCGACGAGGTGCGCCTCACCGATCAGGACCTGCGTGACGTCGACAAGGTCTTCATCATCGCCTGCGGTACGGCCTACCACGCCGGCATGGTGGCGAAGTACGCCATCGAGCACTGGGTGCGGATCCCGTGCGAGGTCGAGCTGGCCAGCGAGTTCCGCTATCGCGACCCGGTGCTGGACCGCTCGACGCTGGTCATCGCGATCAGCCAGTCCGGCGAGACCATGGACACACTGATGGCGCTGCGGCACGCCAAGGAGCAGAAGGCCCGGGTGCTGGCCATCTGCAACACCAACGGCTCGACGATCCCGCGGGAGTCGGACGCCGTGCTCTACACCCACGGCGGCCCGGAGATCGCTGTCGCGTCGACCAAGGCGTTCCTGACCATGCTGGTCGCCTGCTACCTGATCGGGCTCCACCTGGCCCAGATCCGCGGCGTCATGTACGCCGACGAGGTCGCCGCCGTCGTGTCGCGACTCCGCCGCACGCCGGACAACCTGCGCGACCTGCTCGCCGGCATGGAGGACGTCCGCGCCCTGGCCCGCGATCTGCGGACGGCGTCGACGGTCCTCTTCATCGGGCGTCACGTCGGCTTCCCGGTCGCGCTCGAGGGTGCGCTCAAGCTCAAGGAGCTCGCCTACATGCACGCCGAGGGTTTTGCGGCGGGTGAGCTCAAGCACGGCCCGATCGCCCTGATCGAGGAGGGGACACCTGTCGTGTGCGTGGTGCCCTCGCCCGCCGGTCGTGGTGTGCTGCGCGACAAGGTGGTCTCCAACATCCAGGAGGTCCGCGCCCGCGGCGCCCGCACGATCGTGATCGCCGAGGAGGGCGACGAGGAGGTCCGCGCCTACGCCGACCACCTGATCCAGGTGCCGCGTACGCCGACGTTGCTCGCGCCGCTGATGACCACCGTGCCGCTGCAGATCCTCGCCTGCGAGATCGCGTCGGCCCGGGGTTACGACGTCGACCAGCCGCGCAACCTGGCGAAGTCCGTCACCGTGGAATGA
- the tsaD gene encoding tRNA (adenosine(37)-N6)-threonylcarbamoyltransferase complex transferase subunit TsaD yields the protein MPDEPLVLGIETSCDETGVGIVRGNTLLADALASSVEQHARFGGVVPEVASRAHLEAIVPTMQRALDEAKVTLADIDAIAVTAGPGLAGALLVGVAAAKGYALAADKPIYGVNHLAAHVAVDTLEHGPLPEPAIAMLVSGGHSSLLLVDDLTAGVTPLGATIDDAAGEAFDKVARLLGLGFPGGPVIDRLAREGDRGSIAFPRGLTAPKDQLKHRFDFSFSGLKTAVARWVEARERAGEPVPVADVAASFQDAVCDVLTAKALDACRENGVETLIIGGGVAANSRLRVLAEERAAKLGIRVRVPRPGLCTDNGAMVAALGSHLVAAGVAPSRLDLPADSAMPLTSVTVAG from the coding sequence GTGCCTGACGAACCTCTGGTCCTCGGGATCGAGACCTCCTGCGACGAGACCGGTGTCGGCATCGTGCGCGGGAACACCCTGCTCGCCGACGCGCTCGCGTCCAGCGTCGAGCAGCATGCGCGGTTCGGAGGGGTGGTGCCCGAGGTGGCCAGCCGCGCCCACCTCGAGGCGATCGTGCCGACCATGCAGCGGGCGCTCGACGAGGCGAAGGTCACCCTGGCCGACATCGACGCGATCGCGGTGACGGCCGGTCCGGGTCTCGCGGGTGCGCTGCTCGTCGGGGTCGCGGCGGCCAAGGGGTACGCCCTCGCGGCCGACAAGCCGATCTACGGCGTCAACCACCTGGCCGCCCACGTGGCGGTCGACACGCTGGAGCACGGCCCGCTGCCCGAGCCCGCCATCGCGATGCTCGTGTCCGGCGGGCACTCGTCGCTGCTGCTCGTCGACGATCTCACCGCCGGGGTGACACCTCTGGGCGCGACGATCGACGATGCGGCGGGCGAGGCGTTCGACAAGGTGGCGCGGCTGCTCGGGCTGGGGTTTCCCGGTGGACCGGTCATCGACCGGCTCGCCCGTGAGGGTGACCGCGGCTCGATCGCCTTCCCGCGCGGGCTGACGGCGCCGAAAGACCAGCTCAAGCACCGTTTCGACTTCTCCTTCTCGGGGTTGAAGACGGCGGTCGCCCGGTGGGTCGAAGCCCGGGAGCGGGCCGGGGAGCCGGTGCCGGTCGCCGATGTCGCCGCGAGTTTCCAGGACGCGGTCTGTGACGTGCTCACCGCCAAGGCGCTGGACGCGTGCCGGGAGAACGGTGTCGAGACCCTGATCATCGGTGGTGGTGTCGCCGCGAACTCACGGCTGCGGGTGCTCGCCGAGGAGCGTGCGGCCAAGCTCGGCATCCGCGTCCGTGTGCCGCGGCCGGGACTCTGCACGGACAACGGCGCGATGGTCGCCGCGCTCGGCTCGCACCTGGTGGCCGCCGGGGTCGCGCCGAGCCGTCTCGACCTGCCGGCCGATTCGGCCATGCCATTGACCTCGGTCACTGTGGCGGGGTAG
- a CDS encoding type VII secretion target yields MTSELEVDTAAVRAWAAALSGTAARISSAPPSPPGGPLWSSTEAAVAAADAAQVQVRLFADAVAEAARQVRAAADDYDDADDRAAARLRKIR; encoded by the coding sequence ATGACGTCCGAGCTCGAGGTCGACACCGCGGCGGTCCGCGCCTGGGCGGCGGCGCTGTCCGGCACAGCTGCCCGGATCAGCAGCGCTCCCCCGTCGCCGCCGGGAGGGCCGCTCTGGTCCTCCACCGAAGCTGCCGTCGCGGCGGCCGACGCAGCGCAGGTGCAGGTGCGGCTGTTCGCCGACGCCGTCGCGGAGGCAGCACGCCAGGTGCGGGCGGCAGCCGACGACTACGACGACGCGGACGATCGTGCGGCCGCCCGGCTCCGGAAGATCCGATGA
- the rimI gene encoding ribosomal protein S18-alanine N-acetyltransferase, giving the protein MEITRFRWWHITEVLALEEDLFGPEKWSAAMFWNELAQRHFYLVAEENEKVLGYAGLAVVDQDESWVQNIAVDRGAQRRGIGRQLLEALLAEAGKRKVLLEVAVDNAPAQRLYATYDFEPVGLRRGYYQPSNTDALVMMRSA; this is encoded by the coding sequence ATGGAGATCACGCGGTTCCGGTGGTGGCACATCACCGAGGTGCTGGCGCTCGAGGAGGATCTTTTCGGGCCGGAGAAGTGGTCCGCTGCGATGTTCTGGAACGAGCTGGCGCAGCGGCACTTTTACCTGGTCGCGGAGGAAAACGAGAAGGTGCTCGGGTACGCCGGTCTGGCCGTGGTCGACCAGGACGAGAGCTGGGTGCAGAACATCGCCGTGGACCGTGGTGCGCAGCGGCGGGGCATCGGGCGGCAGCTGCTCGAGGCCCTGCTCGCGGAGGCCGGGAAGCGGAAGGTGCTCCTCGAGGTCGCCGTCGACAATGCTCCTGCCCAGCGTCTTTACGCGACCTACGACTTCGAGCCCGTCGGTCTCCGGCGCGGCTACTACCAGCCCAGCAACACCGACGCCCTGGTGATGATGAGAAGTGCCTGA
- a CDS encoding alpha/beta fold hydrolase produces MSQAKPPVKAGPRRRAKQVGIVGAAIGVAAAGLATAFAVERVLVRKSLNAPGDPHADEGFGDQRFDTELTVTAADGTDLHVEIVEPRTDAGKPTIVFVHGFALDMGTFYFQRQALTERGDQRLVFYDQPGHGRSSRLQSGDYDIAALGKSLAAVLDATVPDGHIILVGHSMGGMTIMAFAEQYPEWFGNRVTGVVLMSTSAGLVDKTKLGIQSLVARASAPFFPIWGGAARLGGGAIDKARYASSDLAWLLTRRYGFGDARPSPSLVTFVEQMNSKTSVETLTKYLHTLYTHNRFPALSALRGVPVLVLVGTKDYLTPVTHSEEILRHLPEAELVKIDNSGHVVMLEKADEVNAALIPFLEKIS; encoded by the coding sequence ATGAGTCAGGCCAAGCCGCCTGTCAAGGCGGGTCCGCGGCGGCGGGCCAAGCAGGTCGGGATCGTCGGCGCCGCCATCGGTGTTGCCGCGGCCGGCCTGGCCACTGCCTTTGCCGTTGAGCGGGTGCTTGTGCGCAAGTCGCTCAACGCGCCCGGTGATCCGCACGCCGACGAGGGGTTCGGTGATCAGCGTTTCGACACCGAGCTGACCGTCACCGCAGCCGACGGCACCGATCTGCATGTCGAGATCGTGGAGCCGCGGACGGACGCCGGCAAACCCACGATTGTTTTTGTGCATGGCTTTGCGCTCGACATGGGGACGTTCTACTTCCAGCGGCAGGCTCTCACCGAACGCGGTGATCAGCGGCTCGTCTTCTACGACCAGCCCGGGCACGGGCGGTCCAGCCGGCTCCAGTCCGGAGACTACGACATCGCCGCGCTCGGCAAGTCGCTCGCCGCGGTGCTCGATGCGACTGTCCCCGATGGACACATCATTCTGGTCGGGCACTCGATGGGCGGCATGACGATCATGGCGTTCGCCGAGCAGTATCCGGAGTGGTTCGGGAACCGTGTGACCGGTGTGGTGCTGATGTCGACCTCGGCCGGTCTGGTCGACAAGACCAAGCTCGGGATCCAGTCACTGGTCGCGCGGGCCAGCGCGCCGTTCTTCCCGATCTGGGGTGGTGCGGCCCGGCTCGGCGGCGGCGCGATCGACAAGGCGCGGTACGCCTCCTCGGACCTGGCCTGGCTGCTGACCCGCCGGTACGGCTTCGGTGATGCCCGGCCGAGTCCGTCGTTGGTCACCTTCGTGGAGCAGATGAATTCCAAGACCTCCGTCGAGACCCTCACGAAATACCTGCACACCCTCTACACGCACAACCGTTTCCCGGCGCTCTCCGCGTTGCGAGGTGTGCCCGTGCTCGTACTGGTCGGAACCAAGGACTATCTGACCCCGGTGACGCATTCCGAGGAGATCCTCCGGCACCTGCCCGAGGCGGAGCTCGTGAAGATCGACAACAGTGGGCACGTGGTCATGCTCGAGAAGGCCGACGAGGTCAACGCCGCGCTGATCCCGTTCCTGGAGAAGATCTCATGA
- the tsaE gene encoding tRNA (adenosine(37)-N6)-threonylcarbamoyltransferase complex ATPase subunit type 1 TsaE, with translation MNTTGIRLATVEDTQEFGRRLAAVLRPGDLLLLTGPLGAGKTALVQGIGAGLGVLGAITSPTFVIARVHRPDPVRGGSVALVHADAYRLGDAIDPRAEIDDLDLDASADDSVTVVEWGAGLVEQLNDEYLAVRIDRLDDDTRIIDLVPCGGDWAARLEKM, from the coding sequence ATGAACACCACCGGGATCCGGCTGGCCACTGTGGAGGACACGCAGGAGTTCGGCCGGCGGCTCGCTGCCGTGTTGCGGCCCGGCGATCTGCTGCTGCTGACGGGTCCGCTCGGCGCCGGGAAAACCGCGCTGGTGCAGGGGATCGGTGCCGGCCTCGGTGTCCTGGGCGCCATCACCTCGCCGACGTTTGTCATCGCCCGGGTGCACCGGCCCGACCCCGTGCGGGGCGGTTCGGTGGCGCTGGTGCACGCTGACGCGTACCGGCTGGGGGATGCCATCGATCCGCGGGCCGAGATCGACGACCTCGACCTCGACGCCTCCGCGGACGACTCGGTCACCGTGGTCGAGTGGGGTGCGGGCCTGGTGGAGCAGCTCAACGACGAATACCTGGCCGTCCGGATCGACCGGCTCGACGACGACACCCGGATCATCGACCTCGTTCCCTGCGGCGGCGACTGGGCCGCCCGACTGGAGAAAATGTGA
- a CDS encoding bifunctional ADP-dependent NAD(P)H-hydrate dehydratase/NAD(P)H-hydrate epimerase, giving the protein MRQAWRVADVRAAEKALMATLPPGTLMQRAAAGLARRCALLLRESGGVYGSTVVLLVGSGDNGGDALYAGATLAARGAAVKAILLSPERVHLAGLAALRRSGGVTVAGLPSRADLVVDGIVGIGASGGLREPAAALVKSLSDLRGRDGARPPVVAVDVPSGVAVDTGDVPGDAVQADVTVTFGCLKPAHVVGAAAALAGHVELVDIGLGATLHADPAVRVPDAADIAEWWPRTGPGSDKYSRGVVGVATGSATYPGAAILSVAGALAGPTGMVRYAGSADSEVVQHHPSVVAAKRVADAGRVQAWVCGSGLGTDDGARTELRSVLATSLPVLLDADALTLLVDGQHATDLRRDAPLVITPHDGEFARLALERPGADRIGAACKLAAWINAVVLLKGDRTIVATPAGEVWVNPTGSSALATAGSGDVLAGLLGSLLAAGLPPERAAIMAAYAHGLAGRLAAEGGPVTAPDVAAALRPVLADLL; this is encoded by the coding sequence ATGCGGCAGGCATGGCGGGTGGCGGACGTTCGCGCTGCGGAGAAGGCCCTGATGGCGACGTTGCCGCCGGGCACACTGATGCAGCGGGCCGCGGCCGGTCTGGCCCGCCGGTGCGCGCTGCTGCTGCGGGAGTCCGGTGGCGTCTACGGCTCGACCGTCGTGCTGCTGGTCGGCAGCGGTGACAACGGTGGTGACGCGCTCTATGCGGGTGCCACCCTTGCCGCCCGCGGTGCGGCGGTGAAAGCGATCCTCCTGAGCCCCGAGCGGGTGCATCTCGCCGGGCTCGCCGCCCTGCGCCGCTCCGGCGGTGTCACGGTCGCCGGCCTTCCGTCCCGTGCCGACCTGGTCGTCGACGGCATCGTCGGCATCGGGGCGAGCGGTGGCCTGCGCGAGCCGGCAGCCGCCTTGGTCAAGAGCCTGTCCGACCTTCGGGGCCGGGACGGTGCCAGGCCGCCGGTCGTGGCCGTCGACGTGCCCAGCGGGGTCGCCGTCGACACCGGTGACGTGCCCGGCGACGCGGTGCAGGCGGACGTCACCGTCACCTTCGGCTGCCTCAAGCCCGCGCACGTGGTCGGTGCTGCCGCGGCCCTGGCGGGCCACGTCGAGCTCGTCGACATCGGCCTGGGTGCGACGCTGCACGCCGACCCTGCTGTACGCGTACCCGACGCGGCCGACATCGCCGAGTGGTGGCCGCGGACCGGGCCGGGCTCGGACAAATACAGCCGCGGTGTGGTCGGTGTGGCCACCGGGTCGGCGACCTATCCCGGCGCGGCGATCCTCTCCGTTGCCGGTGCGCTCGCGGGCCCGACGGGCATGGTTCGTTATGCGGGCAGTGCCGACAGCGAGGTCGTGCAGCACCATCCGTCGGTTGTCGCCGCCAAGCGGGTTGCCGACGCGGGCCGGGTGCAGGCCTGGGTCTGCGGTTCGGGGCTCGGCACCGACGACGGCGCCCGCACCGAGCTGCGCAGCGTCCTCGCCACGTCGTTGCCCGTGCTGCTCGACGCGGACGCGCTGACGCTGCTCGTGGACGGCCAGCACGCGACCGACCTGCGCCGGGATGCCCCGTTGGTGATCACGCCGCACGACGGCGAGTTCGCCCGGCTGGCTCTCGAGCGGCCAGGCGCGGACCGGATCGGTGCCGCCTGCAAGCTGGCGGCCTGGATCAACGCCGTGGTGCTGCTCAAGGGCGACCGGACGATCGTGGCGACCCCAGCGGGTGAGGTCTGGGTCAATCCGACGGGCAGCTCCGCGCTGGCCACCGCGGGCAGCGGCGACGTGCTCGCGGGTCTGCTCGGTTCGCTCCTGGCGGCCGGTCTGCCGCCCGAGCGGGCGGCGATCATGGCGGCCTACGCCCACGGGCTTGCGGGCCGGCTCGCCGCGGAGGGTGGACCGGTGACCGCACCGGACGTGGCCGCGGCGTTGCGCCCGGTGCTCGCGGACCTGCTGTGA
- a CDS encoding alpha/beta hydrolase, whose protein sequence is MTDAAARLRATEPATWRDTASAWRSWASAAGRWAAELRSHAARLAAIWTGSAAAAVTTRLIRLIHRLTVFRLGCWAADQALSEFAADLARGRAMLAAAGESGVARQAILSLVARSDAATCERLNEQADTTTAEVGSTPPCTATPAEVQRWWQTLSPAQRREMLATRPGWVGAADGVPAGVRDLANRLTLEEAPGLDRLKERLDDGRWPRPYLMQLDTAQDGRAVVALGDPDRAGAVLTQVPGMTADLESFGKELARAERIAVRATELTPGASTSAILWLGYDAPDFVDEAANRSRAEAGAAGLRRFQDGLRATHLGEPAHQTLLGHSYGSLVVGEAAAERGLAADDVVFVGSPGVGVDSAAELHGAPAGRVWSSTSYTDVIQWAAVSPKSLVEDLIVGQAVPGGALTAFARPENDLFYGTNPSDPAFGARVFASRPDAGHDGYWNAGSESLDTLAAITTGQGDVIPR, encoded by the coding sequence ATGACGGACGCTGCGGCACGGCTCCGGGCGACGGAGCCGGCGACCTGGCGCGACACCGCATCGGCCTGGCGTTCGTGGGCGTCCGCGGCGGGCCGGTGGGCTGCCGAGCTGCGCAGCCATGCGGCCCGGCTGGCGGCGATCTGGACCGGGTCAGCGGCCGCGGCGGTGACGACACGACTCATCCGGCTGATTCATCGGCTGACGGTGTTCCGGCTGGGGTGCTGGGCGGCTGACCAGGCGTTGAGCGAGTTCGCGGCGGATCTGGCCCGCGGCCGGGCGATGCTGGCGGCCGCCGGCGAATCCGGGGTGGCGAGGCAAGCAATCCTGTCGCTGGTCGCGCGCTCCGACGCCGCCACCTGCGAGCGCCTGAATGAGCAGGCCGACACCACCACGGCCGAGGTGGGGAGCACACCTCCGTGCACGGCGACGCCGGCGGAGGTCCAGCGCTGGTGGCAGACGTTGAGCCCGGCCCAGCGCCGCGAGATGCTCGCCACACGTCCTGGCTGGGTCGGGGCTGCTGACGGCGTACCGGCCGGGGTCCGGGATCTGGCCAACCGGCTGACCCTGGAGGAGGCGCCGGGCCTGGACCGGCTCAAGGAGCGGCTCGACGACGGGCGGTGGCCGCGGCCGTATTTGATGCAGCTCGACACCGCGCAGGACGGCCGGGCCGTGGTCGCGCTGGGTGATCCGGACCGGGCCGGTGCCGTGCTGACCCAGGTGCCGGGCATGACCGCCGACCTGGAGTCCTTCGGCAAGGAACTGGCGCGGGCCGAGCGGATCGCGGTTCGCGCGACGGAACTGACCCCGGGGGCTTCGACCAGCGCGATCCTGTGGCTGGGCTACGACGCCCCGGACTTCGTGGACGAGGCGGCGAACCGGTCCAGGGCCGAGGCGGGCGCCGCCGGCCTGCGACGGTTCCAGGACGGTCTGCGCGCCACGCACCTCGGTGAACCCGCGCACCAGACCCTGCTCGGGCACAGCTACGGCTCGCTGGTGGTGGGTGAGGCCGCGGCCGAGCGGGGCCTCGCCGCCGACGACGTGGTCTTCGTCGGCTCACCCGGCGTCGGGGTCGACTCGGCGGCCGAGCTGCACGGCGCGCCGGCCGGTCGGGTGTGGTCGTCGACCTCCTACACCGACGTCATCCAGTGGGCGGCCGTCTCGCCCAAAAGTCTGGTCGAGGACCTGATCGTCGGCCAGGCCGTGCCCGGCGGGGCTTTGACGGCCTTCGCCCGGCCCGAGAACGATCTCTTCTACGGCACCAACCCGAGTGACCCGGCGTTCGGAGCCCGCGTATTTGCGAGCCGGCCGGACGCCGGGCACGACGGTTACTGGAACGCCGGGAGTGAGTCTCTCGACACCCTCGCGGCCATCACAACAGGGCAGGGCGATGTCATTCCACGGTGA
- the tsaB gene encoding tRNA (adenosine(37)-N6)-threonylcarbamoyltransferase complex dimerization subunit type 1 TsaB produces MLVLALDTSTPAVTAALGEVSAGGMRGLAERRTVDPRAHGERLAPQVQLVLEDAAVRARDLGAIVAGVGPGPYTGLRVGLATAAAMGQALSIPTYGICSLDALGRAAGPGRVLVATDARRREVYFATYVDGVRVTDPDVAKPADLRIEADRAVGEGSLKYSEIFGVPIDDRLLFPPGEALIALAAAKVREGAASEVLTPLYLRRPDAVEPAARKSVLH; encoded by the coding sequence GTGCTCGTACTTGCTCTGGACACCTCCACGCCCGCGGTCACTGCCGCTCTGGGCGAGGTCAGTGCTGGTGGGATGAGAGGGCTGGCGGAGCGCCGCACCGTCGACCCTCGGGCCCACGGGGAGCGGCTGGCGCCTCAGGTGCAGCTGGTGCTCGAGGATGCCGCTGTGCGGGCGCGGGATCTGGGCGCGATCGTCGCCGGGGTCGGGCCGGGGCCGTACACCGGGCTGCGGGTGGGGTTGGCGACCGCGGCAGCCATGGGGCAGGCGCTGAGCATCCCTACGTACGGAATTTGCTCGCTTGATGCTCTGGGGCGCGCCGCTGGGCCGGGACGGGTGCTGGTCGCGACCGATGCGCGGCGTCGTGAGGTCTATTTTGCCACCTATGTCGATGGTGTTCGGGTGACCGATCCCGACGTGGCGAAGCCTGCCGACCTGCGGATCGAGGCGGACCGGGCCGTCGGTGAGGGGTCGCTGAAGTACAGCGAGATCTTCGGGGTGCCGATCGACGACCGGCTGCTGTTCCCGCCGGGGGAGGCCCTGATCGCGCTCGCCGCCGCCAAGGTCCGGGAGGGTGCGGCGTCGGAGGTGCTGACCCCGCTCTACCTGCGGCGGCCCGATGCGGTCGAGCCGGCCGCCCGCAAGTCTGTGCTGCACTGA
- a CDS encoding uracil-DNA glycosylase codes for MNLPDLLPDAWRTELTPFLDADATASLSAFVDEQYRTQTVYPPIEDLFAAYRLCPPEQTRVLILGQDPYHGPGQAHGLSFSVREGVRIPPSLRNVFKELAEDVNVPPATSGDLTGWARQGVLLLNAVLTVRAAAAASHANKGWEAFTDATIRALDAREERVVFLLWGGYARKKAALITNPVHAVLEAGHPSPLNPKGFRGSRPFSAANKALADAGRPLINWDTRA; via the coding sequence GTGAACCTGCCTGACCTGCTTCCTGACGCCTGGCGTACGGAGCTGACCCCGTTCCTCGACGCGGACGCCACGGCGTCGCTGAGCGCGTTCGTGGACGAGCAGTACAGGACGCAGACGGTCTACCCGCCGATCGAGGACCTCTTCGCGGCGTACAGGCTGTGCCCGCCGGAGCAGACCCGGGTGCTCATCCTCGGGCAGGACCCCTATCACGGGCCGGGTCAGGCCCACGGGCTGAGCTTCAGCGTCCGCGAGGGGGTGCGGATCCCACCGTCGCTGCGCAACGTCTTCAAGGAACTGGCCGAGGACGTCAACGTGCCGCCGGCCACCAGCGGCGACCTCACCGGCTGGGCGCGGCAAGGTGTGCTCCTGCTCAACGCCGTCCTGACGGTCCGCGCGGCCGCGGCGGCGTCGCACGCGAACAAGGGCTGGGAAGCGTTCACCGACGCCACCATCCGGGCGCTCGACGCCCGCGAGGAGCGCGTGGTGTTCCTGCTGTGGGGCGGTTATGCCCGCAAGAAGGCCGCGTTGATCACCAACCCGGTGCATGCGGTCCTGGAAGCGGGGCACCCCAGCCCGCTCAACCCGAAGGGTTTCCGCGGCTCCCGCCCGTTCAGCGCGGCCAACAAGGCCCTCGCTGACGCCGGCCGTCCCCTGATCAACTGGGACACCCGCGCCTGA